The Gossypium hirsutum isolate 1008001.06 chromosome D06, Gossypium_hirsutum_v2.1, whole genome shotgun sequence genome contains the following window.
aaaaagaattggtggcgattcctattttcatttttaaataataagtcgatttcaaaaaaaatattttcgacATATATATTATCAAGTTAGAAATACAAAAGATTTTAACGTGCAAAAGGAACATGTGGCCTTCTTTTCCATAGACAACATGAGTATATAGATTCCTCCAAATCCTATTGTTTAATTTTgttgaactttttttttactccaaattcataatctaaatattactattatttatttaaatttttattatcattgagttttaatttagtttgTATCGTTATTGTGAATATGCTTAAACACACAATATCTTTCACTTTAAGAACTAGGTAGAGTTTATTTCGTAGTTGTTCAATGGTAATGAAATAGTATGACTAATGCCTTGACAATAGCAGGTATAAGGAGTCCTTTCGTTTTTTTGAAAGTTGGAAGATGATTATTATGGGTTACATATTAGTTTTGGTTTGAGTTGATGATGTTGATTGTCTCAGGTCGAGTGTATTTCAAAGTGAAATATTACTCtaaaagtttttttaatatttttgtcttTGAAAGAGGTTAGTATTTTCCAACATCTTTCTATCTTTGTCATTTTTATATCgactgagaaaaaaaaaactagtcaGAGTTGAGCTACTTGAagcattatataaaaatatatataattttttttattatacctTGAATCTCATCTTAAAAAGGGGTGGAgatttgatatgatatatatatataatttatccgATGAACTCGAATTGaacaaaatttaatcaaatttgatcatagaaaaattaataattagtttggttaaattcaattattagtcaTATATTAAGCGTACAGTGTCAATTTACTTCACATTCTCCAATTGAATCATTTTGAGTCTTCATagctttcaaattttgaaatttcaatcttaacACAAATGGTAGTGGTTAATTCATTAGTTGGATTTTTAGTAAGCAATTTGTGGAAATAATAAGTTGATATGGCATTATACAGGTGATAATATGTTTGCCACATTAGATTATGGAAATAGCAtgacttaatgaatttaacaattgtTGTTTGatgaggactaaaattttaaaatttgaaaagtataaaaactaaaaataaccaaattaaagtacataGATTAAACCCACAAGTTTTACATAGTACAAGGATggatagcagaatttaacctaaaagtTATTAATATTGGAGGATTTAGGTGGCCAATGTAAATgtttcttggtttgatatttaaacccttttaaaataaaatttttaattttcatccctcaaaatattataattttatttcaatcttTCCACCCCAAGTTATGTTCCTGGCTTCGTTCCTAATTAGACCAAAGTAATTAACGAGAAAATGACTATATTATACATTAAATTACTACATATTGgacttacatatatatacaccatTACACTACAAAGGAGCCTACTCTTCTATTTTTTTCATATCTTCCAATTACAGCTACACGTAAACACTAACaactccaaaacaagaaaaataaagagttgcCAACATATTGATGACCAAAACTTAAGGCAATTTTCTATTTTACTTTGTGGTATACCCACATTTCAAGACGTACTGAAGGAGAACTTCCAACTCCTCGTCACTTATGTACCCATCTCCGTTCCTATCAGCTTGTTTAAGCCCTCGCCAGGCTCGCCAACCCGGTTGACGAGAGCCTAAGCTAGCAAACGCATTCCTCAACTCATGTTTGCTGAGACGACCGTCTTTATCGGTGTCGAAACGCTTGAATATGGCTTTCAGTTCGGTTACCGGCACGGGCCCTCCTTTCCTTAGGCATCGGCAAGTACTAGCCGGGAGATTTTTGGGTGTATCCTTAATACTAAGCATGTTTTTAGTGAAATAGAAAGGAAAATTGTGTAGGGGAAGAAGAGTTGCTTTGTGTTGCCTTAGTTTTGCTTAACTGAGATTATGTATATATAGAAGATTGATAGTTAATGAAAGTAGGGGAGAGCACagttaatttagtatttttttttatctatcgGTTATCTGTTATTAAAATTCATAATCGAATCAATTAACTTAATCGACTTATATACAAGGGCGGCGCCTCCTAAAATGAGAAAATAACACTTTTACcctctttaaattttataaaattattagtaaatgatcaaattgcattttggcctctcagaaataataaaattttaatttaattctttgaaaattataaagatataagttaatacaatgattaaattgcattttagctcttataaaaatatataacttaattccacttataaaaataatttttggctCACCCCTACTCTTTtctatattaactatttaaatataatatatatataatatatatataatataaatcgGTTAATCAATTTAATCAACTGAACATGTCGATGTTAAACCAATTTGGTTAAGATCATAAAAGTTGATCGATTTAAGTGTAAGAAGATGATTAATTAAGTTGATTAAGTATAAAAACCGATTAAATCGATTGACTTAGTGGAGACCCAAAACGAATctcggaaaaaaaaaacaatcattttGAAGTGATTCTCAATATTTTTAGCTCTTTGAGACCATTGACTGATATCCTTTACTAATGTTGAaggaattttagttaattttgcattGTGGACTGGTAGATTCAAAGTAGAAGAGTGAGATAAAAGCCAATGGGAACTTTTGAGAGAAAATGATggttgaaaagaaaaagatgtaaaTTAAGCTTAGTTCAATGCATTTTTTTTATCTCTTCAGTATTAAACTTTTTATCCCAAAGGAATTTTTTGAGTGAAATGAAAGCACTTGAAAGGAACACAAGTGGGTTATTTTTGGAGATCATGCACTGATTCGATCCTCTATTATTATTGCACAAAGTTGTTCGTTTTCTATTAAATAGTATTATAAATTGGGAGCGAATGGGATAAGGGAGAAGTAgtgttatataattataataaaaaaatccgACTTGAAATTTGATCTGGAGTCcgttatataattataataaaagtaaTTCGACTTGGGATTCGACCCTATATAATAAAATTCTACAAATATCTTAGGGAGAttaatttcttcttctttatttatgGACAAGAATCTCTTCCATCTTCACATTCGTTGATTCAATGTATCAACAAGTGGTTAAGGCCTTTATTAGCAGCTCAAAGACTAAGTTCCAAATCCCTGATGTTATTATCCCTTCCCCCGAAAAAACTAAAAAGAATATTATAAACTAGTTCTCCTTTATATcattatttaacaatttttaaaaaatttaaatttaactataatatgtaattttataattttatattattaaaaaattataaatctttacaaattaattatatccatattccatatttttatatcatttatttttcttttataattattttttcatgtcatgaaacataaacttagtttaaaacaattatttatccaaacaataaaattacaaTTCTTAGTATTTTGAATTGATGTGTTGTGGGTGAAAAAGTTCGAGGATTGCAACACAGAGAGCATTCGTACACAAGACCAATGTGTTAGTGGGTCAAACGAAGTTTGTTACGAAGAAAGAAGAGGGGTCGAGGTTACTTATGTCGAGGCGTGGCCTAAGAGCGCAAAGAGGGCAATGGGAACATCGGCCTCCCCTAGCTTTTTAGAAATTTACATAGCACcccttttaaaataaattttattatattaaaccctctaaaattttaaattccgCCCCCAAACTCAAAAACAAACACCAACCGCTTTTAaggtttaaaatatatataaatataattttcaaatcataaatatatatgtaaactttaattattgaataattatatatgaaagttaatagtaaaaatatatagtCGACAATGCTAATATAAGTTTGCTCCCCTAAATCGTATTTCTGGATCCAACACTGAATGGGGAGACCTAATGGGTGGCTTTTTGAGCTCCTCTAACTCCTTAAAGGCAATAAACTCCAAAGTGAGTTGAAGAAAAAGTAGCGAAGACTTTGGGGACCAACTTCCAAGTGACAAAGGGATTGACAGAGAACCTTGAGGGGGTTTGCTAACTCCTCAAACTTCTTAATGGAAAGATTAGTGCTTCCGGGTATTTAAGGGAGATGGTCCTAGAAAGCATGAAAGATATGAGCAAGTCATGCTACACAGACTCCTCAAGGATGAAATACCTAAACTTCTTAGCCTAGGGTTTCGAAGCGGAAAGAGGTCTAGTATCAGGCTATTGCGAAACTTTGGATCATCCAAACTCTTCAAACTCCTCTTAGGGTGTGAGGGTATAATGGCTATGGTTCTAAATTTACTTGAGGGTGGGGTCTTAGAGAAATGTGAGACTTGACCTGTGGTTTGTATGTGGCTACAAAAGCTTATGGACTCATTAAACTCCTTCTTGAACTTGAAAGAGGGGAATCAAGGTTAGCAAGCCTCCATTATGACCCATACAAACTCTATGATCCTCATTACCTTTATTATGTGACATACACAATTATGTGACATACACATAGCATCTGCCACTTAGGTACTACATCGCTTACCCAAATCAACAAACCCTATCCATTTTCCCTTAGGCTTACCCTTAATCTACTCTTAGGGAATAAACCTCTTAAAACCCCAACACCATCTCATAACAATTTAcataaatgaaaggaaaaatgaaGATTCTTGAGAAACAACTCTTGACACAACAAAAATCATACCAATAGTAACAAGAAATCAACCTACGTAatgagaaaattattaaaaagttgtGAGCAAACCAAAACCCAAATCTACTAGCCCCAACAAAAAGTGCAACATGAGGAAACTACTCAATCATTTTCTTCTCAACAAGACGTTACTATAAATCCCAACACACTCCCCATCAAACAAAAAGATGGTGAACCACTTAAGAAGTTCATATGTAGGTTTAGTGCGGCAATAATGAAGACTACGTTGGAAAATCTTTTACTATGGATAGTAATTCATacaatttatttctcattttgttTTCTTCCACTTATTCTCAATTCATATTATGCGATGCGTTCAAAGTTACAGTGAGCTAGCAGAGGTACGGATAGGACATATAGAATAAGGGCTTAAATAATTTGTAGTTAAGTTTTGACTCTTCAtctattaattacaaaattatttatttatgaagtAAATACACTAAAGGTACCATGGCTGATCTCCCCactatataccattatgaaagttACAACTATTAAGCATTTGTCTAATAACCTTATCATATGTGTATTAccatcataggatatccttgatcccTTTAGGTTAATTCATTCACCAGATCCGATCTATTTTTATCTCATGGTTAGCATTGTATCTCCAGTGACGAAAATAATCATTACTCATACTAGTAATGATTAATCATTTGTCACAAACAATTGACTTGTGGCCACATTCCAATTTCATAATACATACAAtgttaatgagaggatatcatttactttTTTAATCGAGTTATGGTTTCTCTATTGTGATTGAAGTCATGTCACTTGGAAATCgtgtacccaacataccaaccTTCAACCCACTACCATAAGAGCACAAGTTCCCAGTATATTAAAGTGCATGAGTTATACACACATGGTCATTCACTTACTCAGGGTTTAGGTAAGTCACACTATAAACGAcacaaatgaataaatccataaatgggtTCAAGATAAATTAGTAAGAGCACGGGTTTCTAATAAGTCAGGTACCCAAGGCTTTTCCTTTATACCACTGGCATGCATTTCGCACACCCTCAACACAAATTTCCTAATTTGACAATATCTCCGACTAATTGCAAGCACGGGCATACCCTACATCTCATCATAATGTTTATAAATTGCGTTGTATAGGCAACGACGAACACACATTTCCTTAAGTCATGCCACTATTAAGTAAGTAGGTacaaactcgaaattcaatttacttttttcaaaattttgccatcttgcattgtgccacacgaGTCAAATATCTTGCCAAAACCCTTGGTCTTTAGGGAGGTCACTTTACAATCTCCCCCTCGACCAAGGGGAGAATTgttacacatacattgccaaaAGCCTCCTCAACCAATACCTACACCTTTATGTATGGACTAAATTATACCATGCAGCTATGTCACTTAAAATCATATTGCCAACCTAACAAGAAGGCCGACACTACACTATGAGTAATAACAACCAACCAAGAGAGGGCATGTGGCTTATAAATATTCCCATTAAATACCTTTATGTAGTCAATGGAGCCAAACATAGTTCCAACTTCCAACTCCCTCCGGTCTCTCAACTCAACTTGTAATAAGCCAATTTTGTCCCGAGCATGGACCAGCAAAACAAAAATAGCAGCCAATTACAATTGTCAAGCCTAAATACCAACCCACCTAGACCTAACCCAGCAACCCAATCAATAGaccctaaataaaattaaaactcgAGCCCAATTACAATGCCCAGCCCAACAACCCACAAGCTCAATGCCCATTTTCAGAAAAAAAGATGCAGCAAccctaaccctaggtgcgccgcacctagggtccTCTGACTCTTGACCTGCCAGCCGCCATCGCCGCGCGTCTGCCACTCCAGGGTCACGTCGCCGCCCCACTTGCGCCATCAACCACCTGCAAGAAGAAAATAAACACGTAACAACAGAAGATcgaagcaaaaaaaataaaaaaatctaaatcaaaaagttgtgtaaatcggctataaaagcctcgATCGAATGTTTGTAACGGGTTCCCCTTTTTCACaaacatttgaaaaataaaaacagaaaaagatttcttaaaggtgattttttttagattctcattttttcttttccatccattttttatttttgtttttttatttttcatactaaataataagtaatagaaaagaaagaaaaaagaaaactcaCATGTGCCGTGCCGAAGGAGGAGAAGACGGGcggtttctctttttttttaggttCGGGATCATTTTTCACGAGATTTGGTCTTGAATCCGTGTCCTAGAGGCAACCGGCTTCAAAAAGGGACCAAAAGGTTCGATTTTACGCCTCCGACCGCCACCTGTGGCGGAGCTACGGTGGAGGCGCGCCGGAACCTTAGGCCGGATCGTGGCCGGAGGGAGAGAGGGGAGAGTATTTGAAGTTTTCTGTTTTCTTAAAAGTGTGAGAagggaaatgaattttttttaaaaaaaaagtgacttATATAGGGgagataaaacgacgtcgttttggctgGTGCTCAGAagccccaaaacggcgtcgtttaggagAAAAACTGCGACCGCGACTCGACCCGCcaaaggatccgcgtgttttcatgtGGGGGGATATTTACACGCTAGGTCCTTTCGTTTTCGCGCCATTGTGCAATGTGGTCCcttttgttttcttaaatttgGCCGTGTAATTTTTCGCGCGTTTCATTTCAGTCTGCGTCAAAACGCTGGGCATAGGGCTTGGGATATTTTCCAAATCAGCCCTCCGTTCTTTGAGCGCATTATATTTTGGTTCCTGGGGACcccttttttgtttatttgcgttttaaaccccaaattttgtttcaaatttcgATTTAGcctgtttgttttattattttagttattttattaataatattagcaaattagatattattatgattattattatcatttgttattgttattatattatttatgtttatttatttaaacttcaaatatatttgtcttattatatattgatattattacttgcttatttatatcttttttatttcaaactttgttatatatatacatagatttttttataattttatttattttcattattgttattattgtcttatttgatatttatttatttatgtgttcattattattttgaaaagcATTGTAGtcctatttg
Protein-coding sequences here:
- the LOC121218715 gene encoding polcalcin Syr v 3, with translation MLSIKDTPKNLPASTCRCLRKGGPVPVTELKAIFKRFDTDKDGRLSKHELRNAFASLGSRQPGWRAWRGLKQADRNGDGYISDEELEVLLQYVLKCNSARGGGYGDSSGRLVWQRPRG